One genomic segment of Aquamicrobium lusatiense includes these proteins:
- a CDS encoding heme ABC transporter permease: MTVSRTRIASWMDLANPTRFVSFANRAVPWLAGAACLVLAIGLYMSFAAPEDYQQGTTVRIMYIHVPFAWLSMMCYALMAASAIGTLVWRHPLADVSLKSAAPIGACFTALALITGSIWGKPMWGTWWVWDARLTSVFVLFLMYLGIIALTRALEDSGKAAWSAAIITLIGFVNIPIIKFSVDWWNTLHQPASVFRVDGPTIDGSLLRPLLIMAIGFTLLFFTLHMMAMRTEISRRRIASMRRLAARGER, from the coding sequence ATGACAGTTTCACGCACCCGCATTGCCAGCTGGATGGACCTCGCCAATCCGACGCGTTTCGTCAGTTTTGCGAACAGAGCTGTTCCATGGCTGGCGGGTGCAGCATGCCTTGTTCTGGCGATCGGCCTCTACATGAGCTTTGCCGCACCCGAGGATTACCAGCAGGGCACGACGGTGCGCATCATGTACATTCACGTGCCGTTCGCCTGGCTTTCCATGATGTGCTACGCGCTCATGGCAGCCTCAGCGATAGGCACGCTGGTATGGCGCCACCCGCTCGCCGATGTCTCCCTGAAGTCGGCTGCGCCTATCGGCGCGTGCTTCACCGCTCTGGCGCTCATTACCGGGTCCATCTGGGGCAAGCCCATGTGGGGCACATGGTGGGTGTGGGATGCGCGGCTGACCTCCGTATTCGTGCTGTTCCTGATGTATCTCGGCATCATCGCGCTGACGCGCGCGCTGGAAGATTCGGGCAAGGCGGCATGGTCGGCGGCGATCATCACATTGATCGGGTTCGTCAACATTCCGATCATCAAGTTCTCGGTGGACTGGTGGAACACGCTGCATCAGCCGGCTTCCGTGTTCCGTGTCGACGGGCCGACCATTGACGGAAGCCTGCTAAGGCCCCTTCTGATCATGGCGATCGGCTTCACGCTGCTTTTCTTCACACTGCACATGATGGCCATGCGCACCGAGATCAGCCGACGGCGTATCGCTTCCATGCGCAGGCTGGCTGCTCGCGGAGAGCGCTGA